Proteins from one Rhodoflexus caldus genomic window:
- the mdh gene encoding malate dehydrogenase — protein MKVTVVGAGNVGATCADVLAYKEIANEIVLVDIKDGMAQGKALDIWQKAPIDLYDSRTVGVTNDYTRTAGSDVVVITSGLPRKPGMSRDDLIAVNADIVTSVTENVVKNSPNAIIIVVSNPLDVMTYAAHITSQMPRTRVMGMAGILDTARYRAFLAEALNVSPKDIQAMILGGHGDTMVPLPRYTTVSGIPVTELIDSERLNAIVERTKVGGGELVKLMGTSAWYAPGSAAAQMVEAIVRDQKRILPVCVKLEGEYGIEDCYLGVPCLLGKNGIERIIELQLNDEEKQLLEISRGHVKEVMNAFDKMRAEKK, from the coding sequence ATGAAAGTAACCGTTGTAGGAGCGGGCAATGTAGGAGCTACTTGCGCCGACGTTCTGGCATATAAGGAAATTGCCAATGAAATTGTACTGGTAGATATTAAAGATGGTATGGCGCAAGGCAAAGCGCTGGACATCTGGCAAAAAGCCCCGATTGACCTGTACGACAGCCGCACCGTAGGCGTAACAAACGACTACACTCGCACGGCAGGTTCTGACGTAGTGGTTATTACTTCCGGTTTGCCGCGCAAACCCGGTATGAGCCGCGATGACCTGATTGCCGTTAATGCCGACATTGTTACTTCGGTTACTGAAAACGTGGTAAAGAACTCACCCAATGCCATCATCATTGTGGTTTCTAACCCGTTAGACGTAATGACTTATGCAGCGCATATCACTTCGCAAATGCCTCGCACGCGCGTAATGGGTATGGCCGGTATTTTGGATACTGCCCGCTATCGAGCATTTTTGGCCGAAGCGCTGAACGTTTCTCCGAAAGACATTCAGGCAATGATTTTGGGTGGCCACGGCGATACAATGGTTCCGCTGCCTCGCTACACAACCGTGAGCGGTATCCCTGTAACCGAGCTGATTGACAGCGAGCGCCTCAACGCAATTGTGGAACGCACCAAAGTCGGCGGCGGCGAACTGGTAAAACTGATGGGTACTTCTGCATGGTATGCGCCGGGCTCTGCTGCTGCGCAAATGGTAGAAGCCATCGTTCGCGACCAGAAACGCATCCTGCCTGTGTGCGTGAAGCTGGAAGGCGAATACGGAATTGAAGATTGCTACCTCGGTGTGCCTTGCTTGTTGGGTAAAAACGGCATCGAGCGCATCATCGAGCTGCAACTAAATGATGAAGAAAAGCAATTGCTGGAAATTTCCCGCGGACACGTAAAAGAGGTAATGAACGCCTTTGATAAAATGCGTGCCGAGAAAAAATAA